Proteins encoded within one genomic window of Gemmatimonadaceae bacterium:
- the larC gene encoding nickel pincer cofactor biosynthesis protein LarC, translating to MTKIAILDPFSGIAGDMALGALIHVGLDPDWLRALPATLGLDNIGVEIREVIRGEIVCQKVDFEIPPQPHGRHITEIKALVAKSGAPERVRELADRTFVAIAAAEGEIHGMPPEEVHLHEVGAVDAILDVVGTIWGLEKLGIERVYCGPIALGDGTVRAAHGLLPVPAPATLKLLEGHPVRPGPESSGELVTPTGAALVRVLSSGPPPREYTPLCSGFGAGTKDFVGRANALRIIVANENVNADSHSDSGAQDLIELACDIDDMSPEYLAAVADRVREAGALDVTLLAATMKRGRPGTRVEVLCVPADARRLEDMLLVESSTIGVRQRLVRRRALPREVIEITVLGHVVAAKVVSLPNGGRRAKPEFSDVQRVALATGRPLQDISRLAAIEAERHSKA from the coding sequence ATGACGAAAATCGCCATCCTCGACCCGTTCAGCGGCATCGCCGGCGACATGGCGCTCGGCGCGCTCATTCATGTCGGGCTCGATCCCGACTGGCTGCGCGCATTGCCCGCGACGCTCGGGCTCGACAACATCGGCGTCGAGATTCGCGAAGTCATCCGCGGCGAGATCGTGTGTCAGAAGGTGGACTTCGAAATTCCGCCGCAGCCGCACGGGCGGCACATCACGGAGATCAAGGCGCTCGTCGCGAAGAGCGGCGCGCCGGAGCGCGTGCGCGAGCTGGCCGACCGCACGTTCGTCGCGATCGCCGCGGCCGAAGGTGAGATCCACGGCATGCCGCCCGAGGAAGTGCATCTCCACGAGGTCGGCGCGGTCGACGCCATCCTCGACGTGGTCGGCACGATCTGGGGACTCGAGAAGCTCGGCATCGAGCGCGTGTACTGCGGGCCGATCGCGCTCGGCGACGGGACGGTGCGCGCGGCGCATGGACTGCTGCCCGTGCCCGCTCCGGCGACGCTGAAGCTGCTCGAGGGGCATCCAGTGCGGCCTGGCCCGGAGAGCTCGGGCGAGCTCGTGACGCCGACCGGCGCCGCGCTCGTTCGCGTGCTCTCGTCCGGACCGCCGCCCCGCGAGTACACGCCGCTGTGCAGCGGGTTCGGCGCGGGCACGAAGGACTTCGTCGGTCGGGCGAATGCGCTCCGGATCATCGTCGCGAACGAAAATGTGAATGCGGATTCACATTCTGATTCCGGCGCGCAGGATTTGATCGAGCTGGCCTGCGACATCGACGACATGAGTCCCGAGTATCTCGCGGCCGTGGCCGATCGCGTACGCGAGGCCGGTGCGCTCGACGTGACGCTGCTCGCGGCGACCATGAAGCGCGGGCGCCCGGGCACGCGCGTGGAAGTGTTGTGTGTCCCCGCGGACGCGCGGCGCCTCGAGGACATGTTGCTGGTCGAGAGCTCCACCATCGGCGTGCGGCAGCGTCTGGTGCGCCGGCGGGCACTGCCGCGCGAAGTGATCGAGATCACCGTGCTCGGCCACGTCGTTGCGGCCAAGGTCGTCAGCTTGCCGAACGGCGGTCGTCGGGCGAAGCCTGAATTCTCGGACGTCCAACGCGTTGCACTGGCGACAGGACGGCCTCTACAGGATATTTCACGTTTGGCCGCCATAGAGGCGGAACGCCATTCCAAGGCTTAG